Part of the Candidatus Zixiibacteriota bacterium genome, TTTATGTGACTCTCGGCTTCGTAGTTGCGGTCTCAGTCGGACTGGTCGCCGGTATGTATCCCGCATATCGTGCGGCAAGTGTAGACCCAATAGAGTCATTGCGTTACGAGTAACCCAGATTACAGTTGCCATTTTCCCTGCATCGCCATAGATTGTCAGACGTATATTCATATAGGTGAATATGTTAAGTAAATTATATTGTCTTTTCCATTGGTGGACAGTTTTTATCCTCCTCTTCCTGGCATCTGCAGGGGTAACAGCCCAGGCAGTTTTCCCCGACCACAACGCTATCTCCAAGCCCGATATCCAGGTCGATTATGCCCAGTTTCGCTCTGAAACGGAGGGGATGATTCGTCTGGAAATTTATTACCGCATATTTAACAAGAATCTCTTGTTCGTCAAGAAGGACAATAGCTATCAGGCGAATTTTGAAATAAATGTTACAGTCAGCGACAATGATAATCGTCAGGTCACCGCTCAGAGTCGGACCCGCAGCTTTGCAGCCGCTTCTTACGAGAAAACGATTTCCGAGCGAGATTTTCAGGTAAGCCAGATTAATCTGGATTTGCCGTCGGGAAAATACAAAGTGGAGTGCGTTCTCACCGACCAGAATTCGCAGCAATCAAGCCGGAAGAATTTCAAGCTCGACCTGAATAAGTATGACCGGAAAACGCCCCAGATCTCCGGGGTCGAATTTGTCTCTCTGGTTGACACCGTTTTTCATGACTCACTTTTTCTCAAAGGGGACAAAACCATGATTCCGGCCGTCGGTCGTGATTTCGGCGGCGATTCCGCGGCGGCGGTCTTATATTACCAGGAATTATACCAGGGAACCGATGAAAGGGAAGATGTTTTCATCGAAACCCAGGTTCTGGATTACAAACTGAATACCGTTTACCGTGACACTTTGACCTCGCGGTTCGATAGCGATATTATCAGGCAGATACGGAAAATTACTCTCTCTGGATTGAAGGCGGGGCAATATTCTCTGGACATAGTCCTCAGAGGACGGCGGGGGCGGATTATAGACAATGTCAGAGAATCCTTCAATCTGCACTGGTCGCCGGACGCCCTGGTCCGTCACGACTTTGATAAGGCGGTTACCCAGTTGAAATATATCGCCAGTGACGCGGAAATGAAGGCGTTTAAAAATGCCCCGAATTCGGAAGAAAAACTCAAACTCTGGAACGAGTTCTGGTATTCCCGCGACCCTACCCCGGGAACCAGAGAGAACGAAATCAAGCGGGAATATTATCGAAAGATCGAATTTGCCAACCGGTATTTCTCCATCATGAGAAAGGAGGGCTGGCTTACCGACCGGGGCAGAATCTATATCACTTACGGCGAACCCGACCAGATTGAAGATTTTCCCTTCGAACTGGACCGGAAAGCCTATCAGATCTGGCACTATTTCCAGACCGACCGTGTCAGGCGATTTCTCTTTGTGGACGATTGGGGCGACGGTGATTATCGCCTGCAGTATCCATATGATGGTATATATCGTTAGTTCAGGGAGGACTTTTT contains:
- a CDS encoding GWxTD domain-containing protein, with amino-acid sequence MLSKLYCLFHWWTVFILLFLASAGVTAQAVFPDHNAISKPDIQVDYAQFRSETEGMIRLEIYYRIFNKNLLFVKKDNSYQANFEINVTVSDNDNRQVTAQSRTRSFAAASYEKTISERDFQVSQINLDLPSGKYKVECVLTDQNSQQSSRKNFKLDLNKYDRKTPQISGVEFVSLVDTVFHDSLFLKGDKTMIPAVGRDFGGDSAAAVLYYQELYQGTDEREDVFIETQVLDYKLNTVYRDTLTSRFDSDIIRQIRKITLSGLKAGQYSLDIVLRGRRGRIIDNVRESFNLHWSPDALVRHDFDKAVTQLKYIASDAEMKAFKNAPNSEEKLKLWNEFWYSRDPTPGTRENEIKREYYRKIEFANRYFSIMRKEGWLTDRGRIYITYGEPDQIEDFPFELDRKAYQIWHYFQTDRVRRFLFVDDWGDGDYRLQYPYDGIYR